The window CCTTCGAGGCGGTTCCGGTTGATACACAGGATTTTGAGTCGCGTTTTGCTGCCGGTGACTTTGCCTTCACTCACGGCAACAGCCTTCTCTATATCATCATGCGTGAGAATCATGGCCTGAAGTTGCTCGCGACAGAGAAGCGTGGTCAGTTCGGTTCCCGCACCGCCGGATCCATCATCGTCAAGAAAGACAGCCCGATAAAAACCTTGGCCGATCTGCAAGGTAAGCGGATGCTGTTTGGCCCGCAATTGGCTCCGACCGGTTATTTGGCCCAGTACGACCTGATGTTGCAAGCCGGTTTCGATCCTGAGGTGGGGCTTGATTACTATGCTATCCCACACGGTGCCTATAAGCATGAAAAGGTCATCTACGGTGTTTATTTCGGTGAATATGATGTTGCCGCTGCGCCAACTCTTGACCTTGAGCTTATGACTCGCGAGGGGCGTATCTCTGCCGATGATTTCCGTATTCTGGCCCAGAGCGAGATTATCCCTTACTGCACTTTTGGTGCGTCGAAAGATGTCGACGCCGAGTTGGCGGAGAAGTTTCGCAAAGTATTGGTCGAACTGACCCCGGAAACAACGGTCGAAATCGATGGCGAGACGATCAAGGTCCTTGATTCAGCGTGGGTGGACGGTTTCGAGACGTTACTAGACCAGGATTACGATCCGATCCGGGATATGGCGAGACGCGTTAATATGCCTCCTTACCAGGAATTCTGAAATGAT of the Deltaproteobacteria bacterium IMCC39524 genome contains:
- a CDS encoding phosphate/phosphite/phosphonate ABC transporter substrate-binding protein encodes the protein MKRFILILLFLAVALTGCEQPLEGPPIRIGYMNCNSEAETMKRFRPLTAYLSQRLGRPFEAVPVDTQDFESRFAAGDFAFTHGNSLLYIIMRENHGLKLLATEKRGQFGSRTAGSIIVKKDSPIKTLADLQGKRMLFGPQLAPTGYLAQYDLMLQAGFDPEVGLDYYAIPHGAYKHEKVIYGVYFGEYDVAAAPTLDLELMTREGRISADDFRILAQSEIIPYCTFGASKDVDAELAEKFRKVLVELTPETTVEIDGETIKVLDSAWVDGFETLLDQDYDPIRDMARRVNMPPYQEF